The DNA sequence CGGTACGCACATGGCGTTTGTGGACCCAGCTGCAGACCCTGAATACATCTTCTATGCATATAAACGTTTCCACTACACACCTAAGGATCCGAACTTCTACGATGTAACTGAAGGCGTACTTGACAAACCGGATGCTAAATATCCAGCTCGTAAGTCTCAAGTTACTAATGCTATGTACAAACGTCATGGTATGGAAGCTATGATTCTTAAGAACGACCAGCCATATGATAATGAGTTCAAGAAAGGCGAATCTCATAATATGGACGAAATGGAAAAAGCTCACAAAGGTTCAAAAGACGAAAAAGCTGAAGAGCTTCAAAAGAAAAACAATGGAGGTGAACATTAATGAATTTCCCATGGCATGAATTACTCGTACATGGTAACTGGATGATTACAATGGCCCAAATCGGTGCCCCATTCTTAGTTATCGGTGTAATCGCAGTAATCACTTACTTTAAGTTATGGAAATATCTTTACAGAGAATGGTTCACAACAATTGACCATAAGAAAATCGGATTATTGTATCTGATTTGTGCTGTATTAATGTTCGTCCGCGGTGGTATTGATGCAATCTTGATTCGTACGCAATTAACGATTCCAAACAACCCATTCTTGGAATCAAACCACTATAACGAAATCTTTACTACACACGGTGTTATCATGATTATCTTCATGGCAATGCCATTCATTTTCGGTTTATGGAACGTTGTTGTACCATTACAAATCGGTGCACGCGACGTTGCATTCCCAGTTATGAATAACATCAGTTTCTGGTTATTCTTCGGTGGTATGTTGTTATTCAACATGTCATTCATTATCGGTGGTTCACCTGCTGCAGGTTGGACTAACTACGCACCGCTTGCCGGTGAATTCAGTCCTGGCCCTGGTGTCAACTACTACTTGCTAGCGATTCAGCTTTCAGGTATCGGTACACTTATGACAGGTATTAACTTCTTCGTAACAATCTTACGAATGAAAACACCAACTATGAAATTCATGGATATGCCAATGTTCACAGTAACAACTTTCGTTACTGCATTAATCGTTATCTTGGTATTCCCTATTTTCACAGTTACATTAGCACTTATGACAATTGACCGTATCTTCGGTTCTCAATTCTTTACAGTTGATAATGGTGGTATGCCAATGCTTTGGGCGAACTTCTTCTGGGTTTGGGGGCACCCTGAAGTATACATCGTTGTCCTTCCAGCATTCGGTATTTTCTCAGACGTTATCTCTACGTTCTCACGTAAACACTTATTCGGTCATAAAAGTATGATCTGGGCAACAGCTGCTATCTCATTCTTGAGTTTCTTAGTTTGGGTTCACCATTTCTTCACTATGGGTAATGGTCCTTTAATCAACTCATTCTTCTCAATCTCAACAATGTTAATCGCTGTGCCTACCGGTGTTAAAATATTCAACTGGTTAGCTACGCTATACCAAGGTCGAATTTCATTCGAATCGCCAATGCTATTCTCATTAGCGTTCATCCCAACATTCACAATTGGTGGGGTAACAGGGGTAATGTTAGCAATGGCTTCAACAGACTATCAGTACCATAATACGTACTTCTTAGTAGCCCACTTCCACTACACATTAGTTTGTGGTGTTGTGTTTGCTTGTTTAGCAGCACTTATCTTCTGGTATCCTAAGATGATGGGTTACAAATTGAATGAACGCTTGAACAAACCATTCTTCTGGTTATTCGTAATCGGATTCAACGTTTGTTTCATGCCGCAATTCATTCTTGGTTTAGATGGTATGCCACGTCGTTTATACACTTACATGCCATCAGACGGTTGGTTCATGTTAAACGTAATTTCTACAATCGGTGCTTTACTGATGTCAATCGGCTTCTTATTCTTAGTAGTCAACATCGTATACAGTCACCTTAAAGAACCACGTATCGCTACTGGCGACTCATGGGGTATCGGACGTTCACTTGAGTGGAGTACAGCTTCATCAATTCCACCAGTGTACAACTTCGCTATCACTCCAGACTGGGATGATTTAGATACATTCGTAGACATGAAGAAACAAGGCCGTCACTATTTAGATAACCATAATTATAAAGACATCCACATGCCTAACAACACACCTGTCGGATTCTTTATGGCTATCTTCTTAACTGTAGGTTCATTCTTCTTAACATTTGAAACTATCGTACCTGCAATTATTTGCTTAATCGGTACTTTAGGCACTATGGTTTACAGAAGTTTCCAAGTCGACCATGGTTACTATATCCCAGCTTCTGAAGTAGCTGCTACTGAAGCAAAACTTCGTGAAGCTCGTGAAAAAGAACGGGAGGCTGAGAGTCATGCATGATACAAAAACAATTGATGCACAATCGCATGAAGGTGAAGTAAATAAGTTTGGCTTTTGGATCTTCCTAACAGCTGAAT is a window from the Staphylococcus sp. IVB6181 genome containing:
- the qoxB gene encoding cytochrome aa3 quinol oxidase subunit I; translation: MNFPWHELLVHGNWMITMAQIGAPFLVIGVIAVITYFKLWKYLYREWFTTIDHKKIGLLYLICAVLMFVRGGIDAILIRTQLTIPNNPFLESNHYNEIFTTHGVIMIIFMAMPFIFGLWNVVVPLQIGARDVAFPVMNNISFWLFFGGMLLFNMSFIIGGSPAAGWTNYAPLAGEFSPGPGVNYYLLAIQLSGIGTLMTGINFFVTILRMKTPTMKFMDMPMFTVTTFVTALIVILVFPIFTVTLALMTIDRIFGSQFFTVDNGGMPMLWANFFWVWGHPEVYIVVLPAFGIFSDVISTFSRKHLFGHKSMIWATAAISFLSFLVWVHHFFTMGNGPLINSFFSISTMLIAVPTGVKIFNWLATLYQGRISFESPMLFSLAFIPTFTIGGVTGVMLAMASTDYQYHNTYFLVAHFHYTLVCGVVFACLAALIFWYPKMMGYKLNERLNKPFFWLFVIGFNVCFMPQFILGLDGMPRRLYTYMPSDGWFMLNVISTIGALLMSIGFLFLVVNIVYSHLKEPRIATGDSWGIGRSLEWSTASSIPPVYNFAITPDWDDLDTFVDMKKQGRHYLDNHNYKDIHMPNNTPVGFFMAIFLTVGSFFLTFETIVPAIICLIGTLGTMVYRSFQVDHGYYIPASEVAATEAKLREAREKEREAESHA